In a genomic window of Pontibacter liquoris:
- a CDS encoding WbqC family protein, with the protein MILLTEIQYNPPARYFWHVLQAESILLEAHENYTKQSYRNRCHVLTAQGVQPLTVPVLRGSSKDKTLITSIEIDYTQKWYNVHWRTLQAAYGRAPYFEFYSDYIQEVYARQPKYLFDLNVDLLRLYLKLLKLNKPLHCTETYQAAVPENVLDLRNRLHPKIIPDNLHVKPYTQVFGKQFASDLSIIDLLFTQGPASLSYLQ; encoded by the coding sequence TTGATCCTTTTAACAGAAATACAGTATAACCCACCGGCCCGGTACTTCTGGCATGTGCTGCAGGCGGAAAGTATTTTGCTGGAAGCGCACGAAAATTACACGAAGCAAAGCTACCGCAATCGCTGCCATGTGCTCACGGCGCAGGGCGTACAGCCCCTGACTGTGCCTGTGCTCCGGGGCAGCAGCAAAGACAAGACGCTTATCACTAGTATAGAAATAGATTATACCCAGAAGTGGTACAACGTGCATTGGCGCACTTTGCAGGCTGCCTATGGCCGGGCGCCGTATTTTGAATTTTACAGCGACTATATTCAGGAAGTGTATGCACGGCAGCCAAAATATTTGTTTGACCTGAACGTTGATTTGTTGCGGCTATATCTTAAATTACTAAAACTAAACAAGCCGCTGCACTGTACCGAAACGTACCAGGCAGCGGTGCCGGAAAACGTGCTGGATTTGAGAAATAGGCTGCATCCTAAAATCATTCCTGACAATTTGCACGTAAAACCCTATACCCAGGTATTTGGCAAACAATTTGCATCAGACCTTAGTATAATTGACTTGTTATTTACACAGGGGCCCGCGTCTCTTTCTTACCTGCAATAA
- a CDS encoding acyl-CoA thioesterase produces MFESEVQIRVRYAETDQMGYVYYGNYAAYYEVARTEVFRRLGIHYKEMEATGTMMPVMELKCKYIRPARYDDLLTIKLFLKQKPHGSRIKFEYEVYNEELTLLNVGETTMVFVDMKSGRPTAIPVLLHEKLDSYFSE; encoded by the coding sequence ATGTTCGAATCCGAAGTACAGATACGCGTACGCTACGCCGAAACCGACCAGATGGGCTATGTATACTATGGCAACTATGCGGCCTATTACGAGGTAGCCCGAACGGAGGTGTTTCGCCGGCTGGGTATCCATTACAAAGAGATGGAAGCCACCGGTACCATGATGCCGGTGATGGAGCTCAAGTGTAAGTACATCCGGCCGGCCCGCTACGACGATCTGCTGACCATTAAGCTGTTTTTAAAGCAGAAGCCGCACGGTTCGCGTATAAAGTTTGAGTACGAAGTGTATAACGAGGAACTAACGCTGTTGAATGTAGGCGAAACCACAATGGTTTTTGTAGATATGAAATCCGGCAGGCCAACCGCCATCCCCGTTCTGCTGCACGAAAAATTAGACAGCTATTTTAGCGAATGA
- a CDS encoding L-threonylcarbamoyladenylate synthase — protein MSNATFIQIHPDNPQEKKIREAVEILRKGGIIIYPTDTIYGMGCDIHNTRAVERVCQIKGIKPDKANFSFICQDLTHISDYAKIDTPTYKVMKKALPGPFTFVLDANNRVPKYTGTKKTVGIRVPDNNIALLLVKELGNPILSTSIRDDDEVLEYSTDPELIYEKYKHLVDAVIDGGPGNNVASTVVDVTNNFEVLREGAGDIEEYL, from the coding sequence ATGAGCAACGCCACATTCATACAGATTCACCCCGACAACCCGCAGGAGAAAAAGATAAGAGAGGCTGTGGAGATTCTGCGCAAAGGCGGCATCATCATCTACCCCACCGACACGATCTATGGCATGGGCTGCGACATCCATAATACCCGCGCCGTGGAGCGCGTATGCCAGATAAAAGGCATCAAACCGGACAAGGCAAACTTTTCTTTTATCTGCCAGGACCTCACCCATATTTCGGATTATGCCAAAATAGATACGCCCACCTATAAAGTGATGAAGAAGGCACTGCCTGGCCCCTTCACCTTTGTGCTGGATGCTAACAATCGCGTACCCAAGTATACCGGCACCAAAAAAACGGTGGGCATCCGGGTACCCGACAACAACATTGCCCTGCTGCTGGTCAAAGAACTGGGAAACCCGATCCTGTCCACCTCCATCCGCGACGACGACGAAGTGCTGGAGTACAGCACCGACCCGGAGTTAATCTATGAGAAGTATAAACATCTGGTAGATGCCGTAATAGACGGCGGCCCAGGCAACAACGTGGCCTCTACGGTAGTGGATGTGACCAACAACTTTGAAGTGCTCCGCGAAGGTGCCGGCGACATTGAAGAGTACTTGTAG
- a CDS encoding lysophospholipid acyltransferase family protein, with protein sequence MKKSINIPPLYYPLWLLLKGLAALPLPVLYLLANGLYFLMYYLLGYRKKVVAQNLQLAFPEKSPDALQRIAKDFYRQFADIIVEILHLAAMSREEMLRRVTFTNPEAVTEYVAAGTPVVILGSHVGNWEWSLSAAALSFPFPAEGVYKPLNNPFFEAFMLHTRSRLGGHAIKMKDTLRDFMAKRNQPRIVALLSDQTPLKSEITFWTQFMHRETPFYTGAEKLARRFQYPVVFLDMKRTSRGYYTLSFEKLWDGTPQELAAADQYPITELFAQKLEAAIRRAPSDYLWTHKRWKHRREAAVKSAES encoded by the coding sequence ATGAAGAAAAGTATAAATATTCCGCCGCTTTACTACCCGCTGTGGCTGCTGCTAAAAGGCCTGGCGGCCCTGCCGCTGCCCGTGTTATACCTGCTGGCTAACGGTTTATACTTCCTTATGTATTACCTGCTGGGTTACCGCAAAAAAGTAGTAGCGCAAAACCTGCAGCTGGCCTTCCCGGAGAAAAGCCCCGACGCATTGCAACGCATTGCCAAAGACTTTTACCGCCAGTTTGCCGATATCATTGTGGAGATACTGCACCTGGCGGCCATGAGTCGCGAAGAGATGCTGCGGCGGGTAACCTTTACTAACCCGGAGGCGGTGACAGAGTATGTGGCCGCCGGTACGCCCGTGGTGATCCTGGGCTCGCATGTGGGTAACTGGGAGTGGAGCCTGTCGGCAGCGGCACTTTCATTTCCTTTCCCGGCCGAAGGCGTGTACAAGCCGCTGAATAATCCCTTCTTTGAAGCTTTTATGCTGCACACGCGCAGCAGGCTGGGCGGGCACGCCATCAAGATGAAGGATACGCTCCGCGATTTTATGGCCAAACGAAACCAGCCGCGCATCGTGGCGCTGCTGTCGGACCAGACGCCGCTTAAAAGCGAGATCACGTTCTGGACCCAGTTTATGCACCGCGAAACCCCTTTCTATACCGGGGCCGAAAAGCTGGCCCGCCGGTTTCAGTACCCGGTCGTGTTCCTGGACATGAAGCGCACGAGCCGCGGCTACTATACCCTTTCCTTCGAAAAGCTTTGGGACGGCACCCCACAGGAGCTTGCCGCCGCAGATCAGTACCCGATAACCGAGCTTTTCGCCCAGAAGCTGGAAGCCGCTATCCGCCGTGCCCCTTCTGATTATCTCTGGACACACAAACGCTGGAAACATCGCCGCGAAGCGGCAGTCAAGAGTGCTGAGTCCTGA
- a CDS encoding YihY/virulence factor BrkB family protein: MRLNQQYLRRRRAYRKFIVFLKRWRFNNGQSSVYDVVDVLIGELRLDSITTRAAHMAFNFTLATFPTIIFLFTLIPYIPSVLNLDLSQSILNFIADFMPKEMYSVAYGTIEDIVNKPRGGLLSFGFLFALILSTNGIMSLMDAFDKKYHTFYKRTYLRKRLIATVLTIALAAILLVAVFTIFFGQWILDVLVYYEVVTESYTYTLIVLLKYIAVILLFLLATSLIYYYVPAVEDKWPLVSAGAVVATGLIFVVSFLFSLYISAFDSYNKFYGSIGALIGLMIWLDFICVILILGFEINVSIDSVTKRLVREKVAEPVEKAIS, from the coding sequence ATGAGGCTGAACCAGCAATATCTGAGGCGCCGGCGTGCCTACCGCAAGTTCATCGTGTTTCTGAAGCGGTGGCGTTTTAACAACGGCCAGTCTTCGGTATATGACGTGGTGGACGTGCTGATCGGGGAGCTGCGGCTCGACTCCATTACCACGCGAGCCGCCCACATGGCCTTTAACTTTACGCTGGCTACCTTCCCGACCATCATCTTCCTTTTTACACTCATCCCGTATATTCCGAGCGTGCTCAACCTGGACCTGAGCCAGAGCATCCTCAATTTTATTGCCGATTTTATGCCCAAAGAAATGTATTCGGTGGCATACGGCACCATCGAGGATATTGTGAATAAACCGCGCGGGGGCCTGCTTTCCTTTGGTTTTCTGTTTGCCCTGATCCTTTCCACCAACGGCATCATGTCGCTGATGGACGCTTTCGACAAGAAGTACCATACCTTTTATAAGCGCACTTACCTGCGCAAGCGCCTTATTGCCACTGTGCTCACCATTGCCCTGGCGGCTATCCTGCTGGTGGCCGTGTTTACCATTTTCTTTGGGCAGTGGATACTCGACGTGCTGGTTTACTACGAAGTAGTGACCGAGAGCTATACCTATACCCTGATCGTGCTGCTCAAGTACATTGCCGTTATCCTGTTGTTCTTGCTGGCCACCTCGCTCATCTATTATTATGTGCCGGCTGTGGAAGACAAATGGCCGCTGGTATCGGCAGGGGCGGTCGTGGCCACGGGCCTTATCTTTGTAGTGTCGTTCCTGTTCTCGCTCTATATCAGCGCGTTTGATAGTTATAACAAATTCTACGGCTCCATCGGTGCGTTGATTGGTCTAATGATCTGGCTTGACTTTATCTGCGTGATCCTGATTCTGGGCTTCGAGATTAATGTAAGCATCGACTCGGTGACCAAGCGCCTGGTGCGGGAAAAAGTGGCCGAGCCTGTGGAAAAAGCCATTTCCTGA
- a CDS encoding FUSC family protein, with translation MPSENNDRIAKELKFYLFELRKTERLWHIPVLASLCVGVPLLIGYYFDRLNYGILASTGGLVILYLPTTTLANRMITLLACSFGFIFSYAIGISFSFNPVVSAVVLGIYTLFVHWVTKYFAMKPPGNFFFIMLFCVAIASPFNLASIPTRIGLTAMGTMFSVLLALFYSLLMLQRRAPISELIYVKKNTYANFVESALIGLFIGGSFLVGHLLKLENPYWVPISCLAVMQGANARHIWQRSLHRVLGTFIGLGVTWVLVSQNLTPLGICISILVLQFVIEMLVVRHYGLAVVFITPITIFLAEAASAMSSDPNVLVYSRFLDIVLGSLIGAVGGWIVHHHQLRYIAERQIRKTRIAILRR, from the coding sequence ATGCCTAGTGAGAACAATGATCGAATAGCGAAAGAGCTGAAGTTCTATTTATTTGAGTTAAGGAAAACGGAGCGCCTCTGGCACATTCCGGTGCTGGCTTCGTTGTGTGTGGGCGTACCACTGCTCATCGGGTATTATTTCGACAGGCTGAACTATGGCATCCTGGCCTCTACAGGCGGCCTGGTTATTTTATACCTGCCCACTACCACCCTGGCCAACCGCATGATTACGTTGCTAGCCTGTTCCTTCGGGTTTATTTTTTCTTATGCTATCGGTATCAGCTTCAGCTTTAATCCGGTGGTGTCGGCTGTGGTGCTGGGTATCTATACTTTGTTTGTACACTGGGTGACCAAGTATTTTGCCATGAAACCTCCCGGCAACTTCTTTTTCATCATGCTGTTTTGTGTGGCTATCGCTTCGCCGTTTAACCTGGCAAGTATCCCCACCCGAATAGGGCTCACTGCCATGGGCACCATGTTTTCGGTGTTGCTGGCTTTGTTCTACAGCCTATTGATGCTTCAGAGGCGCGCCCCGATCTCCGAATTGATTTATGTAAAGAAAAATACATACGCCAATTTTGTAGAGTCTGCCCTGATCGGACTTTTTATCGGGGGCTCTTTTCTGGTGGGGCACCTGCTAAAGCTGGAGAACCCGTACTGGGTGCCTATCTCGTGCCTGGCCGTAATGCAGGGCGCAAACGCGCGGCATATCTGGCAGCGTAGTCTTCACCGGGTCCTGGGTACATTTATCGGGCTGGGAGTAACCTGGGTGCTGGTTTCTCAGAACCTGACGCCGTTGGGCATCTGTATTAGTATCCTGGTGCTGCAGTTCGTTATCGAAATGCTGGTGGTGCGGCATTACGGGCTGGCCGTCGTCTTTATCACGCCCATAACCATTTTTCTGGCCGAAGCTGCCAGCGCCATGTCGTCAGACCCAAACGTGCTAGTGTACTCCCGATTTTTGGATATTGTGCTCGGCAGCCTGATCGGGGCAGTAGGTGGCTGGATTGTGCATCACCATCAGCTGCGCTACATCGCCGAACGTCAGATCAGAAAAACCAGGATCGCGATTTTAAGAAGGTAG
- the mltG gene encoding endolytic transglycosylase MltG: MANNEVTSKRRPRKQSSSLVPVIVALFLFLFVSSSYYAYQIVYTPNVDTKGQPAFVYIPKGATFLQAMDSVEASGVIIDKLSMRFMAKLMDYDELVKPGRYELVNGWSNRQLIGVLRSGEQTPVKLTFNNVRLRSQLAEKLALEVEPDVETIDSLLNDQAYLQSLGFDTTTVVSMFIPNTYEVYWTTTAPELLARMKTEYDKFWTPERKAKAAKLGLSPKEVSTLASIVQAETIKNDEKPRVAGVYLNRLHKGMLLQADPTVVFAVRDFTIRRVLNTHLKTDSPYNTYKYKGLPPGPINVPNISSIDAVLNPEQHNYIYFCAKEDFSGYHSFAVTQAEHLANARRYQKALTARNIMK; encoded by the coding sequence ATGGCTAATAACGAAGTCACCAGCAAAAGAAGACCCAGAAAGCAGAGCAGCAGCCTGGTGCCCGTTATCGTGGCGCTGTTCCTGTTCCTGTTCGTAAGCTCTTCCTACTACGCCTACCAGATTGTGTATACCCCCAATGTGGATACCAAAGGGCAGCCGGCATTTGTATACATTCCGAAAGGGGCCACCTTTCTGCAGGCCATGGACTCGGTGGAAGCCTCAGGCGTGATCATAGACAAGCTCTCGATGCGCTTTATGGCTAAGCTCATGGATTATGACGAGCTGGTGAAGCCCGGCCGTTATGAGCTGGTTAATGGCTGGAGCAACCGCCAACTGATTGGCGTGCTGCGTTCCGGCGAGCAGACGCCCGTAAAGCTGACCTTTAACAACGTGCGCCTGCGCAGCCAACTGGCCGAAAAACTGGCCCTGGAAGTGGAGCCCGATGTTGAAACCATCGACAGCCTTTTAAATGACCAGGCTTACCTGCAATCGCTGGGCTTCGACACCACCACGGTGGTGAGCATGTTTATCCCCAACACCTACGAAGTATACTGGACCACCACGGCGCCGGAGTTGCTGGCCCGCATGAAGACCGAATACGACAAGTTCTGGACGCCGGAGCGCAAAGCCAAAGCCGCCAAACTGGGGCTCTCGCCGAAGGAGGTGAGCACGCTGGCCTCTATTGTGCAGGCCGAAACGATTAAGAACGACGAAAAGCCACGCGTGGCCGGCGTATACCTCAACCGCCTGCACAAAGGCATGCTGCTGCAGGCCGACCCGACCGTGGTGTTTGCCGTGCGCGATTTCACCATCCGCCGCGTCCTGAACACGCACCTTAAAACCGACTCGCCTTACAACACCTACAAGTATAAAGGCCTGCCGCCAGGGCCTATCAACGTGCCAAACATTTCCAGCATCGATGCCGTGCTAAATCCTGAGCAACACAATTATATTTACTTCTGCGCCAAAGAGGATTTCTCGGGCTACCACAGCTTTGCCGTAACGCAGGCCGAGCACCTGGCCAACGCCCGCCGCTACCAGAAAGCGCTCACGGCCCGGAATATCATGAAGTAA
- a CDS encoding ATP-dependent Clp protease ATP-binding subunit: MEAKFSNRVKEVISLSREEAIRLGHDYIGTEHLVLGMIREGEGTAIALLKKLGVSIDELKYALEQATRNTASQSSNITGSIPLTKQTEKVLKITYLEAKIFKSDIIGTEHLLLSILRDEDNISSQILAKFNVNYEAIRDSLDYHSNNPLASSDTDDSDDSDKLFGSSSRSGSSTSKKAGEKSRTPVLDNFGRDLTKLAEDDKLDPIVGREKEIERVAQVLSRRKKNNPILIGEPGVGKTAIAEGLALRIIQKKVSRVLFNKRVVTLDLASLVAGTKYRGQFEERMKAVMNELEKSPDVILFIDELHTIVGAGGASGSLDASNMFKPALARGEIQCIGATTLDEYRQYIEKDGALARRFQIVMVDPTTAEETVEILNNIKDKYQDHHHVNYTDKAIEACVKLSDRYMSDRFLPDKAIDVMDEAGARVHINNIIVPEDILKLEEQIENIKGEKNRVVKSQKYEEAAQLRDKEKKLLDQLEQAKKDWEEETKKKRYTVKEENVAEVIAMMTGIPVKRIAQKEGVKLLNMGEELKGRVIGQDKAIGQLVKAIQRTRVGLKDPKKPIGSFVFLGPTGVGKTELAKVLATYLFDKEDALVRIDMSEYMEKFSVSRLVGAPPGYVGYEEGGQLTEKIRRKPYSVVLLDEIEKAHPDVYNLLLQVLDDGILTDGLGRKVDFRNTIIIMTSNIGARDLQDFGAGIGFMSKTKQENVDDIMKGTIASALKKTFSPEFLNRLDDVIVFNSLNREDMHKIIELSLNKLFKRVEALGYTIELTDKAKDYVAEKGYDPKYGARPLNRAIQKYIEDPIAEEILKAEVNQGDTIQVDYKEGEEKLTFQSKKSGGKKSKGASDEEETEPTKSTDKTKE, translated from the coding sequence ATGGAAGCTAAATTCTCAAACCGAGTGAAAGAGGTTATCTCGCTCAGCCGTGAGGAAGCTATTCGACTTGGACATGACTACATTGGTACTGAACACCTGGTGCTGGGCATGATTCGGGAAGGAGAAGGTACCGCCATTGCCCTGCTGAAAAAGCTTGGCGTTTCGATAGATGAACTTAAGTACGCTTTAGAACAGGCTACACGTAACACCGCTTCGCAAAGCAGCAACATTACCGGCAGTATTCCGCTTACCAAGCAAACGGAGAAAGTGCTTAAAATCACGTACCTGGAGGCTAAGATCTTCAAGAGTGATATCATTGGCACGGAACACCTCCTTTTATCCATCCTGCGGGATGAAGACAATATTTCTTCTCAAATATTAGCGAAATTTAACGTGAACTACGAAGCCATAAGAGACTCGCTGGATTATCATAGCAATAATCCGCTTGCGTCGTCCGATACAGATGATTCGGATGATTCCGACAAATTATTCGGCAGCTCCTCCCGTTCCGGTAGCAGCACCAGCAAAAAAGCCGGCGAGAAATCGCGCACTCCGGTGCTCGACAACTTTGGCCGTGACCTCACCAAACTGGCTGAGGATGATAAGCTGGACCCGATCGTTGGTCGTGAAAAAGAAATTGAGCGCGTGGCCCAGGTACTGAGCCGCCGTAAAAAGAACAACCCCATCCTGATCGGCGAGCCTGGCGTGGGTAAAACCGCAATTGCCGAAGGCCTGGCCCTGCGTATTATCCAGAAAAAAGTGAGCCGCGTGCTCTTTAACAAGCGTGTGGTAACCCTGGATCTAGCTTCTTTAGTGGCTGGTACGAAGTATAGAGGCCAGTTTGAGGAGCGTATGAAAGCCGTGATGAACGAGCTGGAGAAGTCTCCGGACGTGATCCTGTTCATCGATGAGCTGCATACCATTGTGGGTGCTGGTGGCGCTTCCGGCTCGCTGGATGCCTCCAACATGTTCAAGCCAGCCTTAGCCCGTGGTGAGATCCAATGCATTGGCGCCACCACGCTGGACGAATACCGCCAGTACATCGAGAAAGATGGCGCCCTGGCCCGTCGTTTCCAGATCGTGATGGTAGACCCGACCACGGCAGAGGAAACTGTTGAGATACTGAACAACATCAAAGACAAATACCAGGATCATCACCACGTAAACTATACTGATAAGGCCATAGAGGCGTGTGTGAAGCTTTCGGACCGCTACATGAGCGACCGCTTCCTGCCCGATAAAGCCATCGACGTGATGGACGAGGCCGGTGCGCGCGTGCACATCAACAACATCATTGTGCCCGAAGACATCCTGAAGCTGGAAGAGCAGATCGAAAATATCAAAGGCGAGAAAAACCGTGTGGTAAAAAGCCAGAAGTATGAAGAGGCGGCCCAGCTGCGCGATAAAGAGAAAAAACTTTTAGACCAGCTCGAGCAAGCGAAGAAGGACTGGGAAGAAGAGACCAAAAAGAAGCGCTATACGGTAAAAGAGGAAAATGTGGCAGAAGTTATTGCCATGATGACAGGTATACCGGTAAAACGTATTGCGCAGAAAGAAGGCGTGAAACTGCTCAACATGGGCGAAGAGCTGAAAGGCCGTGTAATTGGCCAGGACAAAGCGATCGGCCAGTTAGTTAAAGCCATCCAGCGTACGCGTGTAGGCCTGAAAGATCCGAAGAAGCCGATTGGTTCGTTCGTGTTCCTGGGCCCGACGGGTGTGGGTAAAACCGAGCTTGCCAAAGTGCTGGCTACCTACCTGTTCGACAAGGAAGATGCGCTGGTGCGTATCGACATGAGCGAGTACATGGAGAAATTCAGTGTATCGCGCCTGGTGGGAGCGCCTCCGGGATATGTGGGCTACGAAGAAGGTGGCCAGCTGACCGAGAAGATCCGCCGCAAGCCTTACTCTGTGGTGTTGCTCGACGAGATCGAGAAAGCGCACCCGGATGTGTACAACCTGCTGCTGCAGGTGCTGGATGATGGTATCCTGACCGACGGACTGGGCCGCAAGGTGGACTTCCGCAACACGATCATCATCATGACATCCAACATTGGTGCCCGCGACCTGCAGGACTTCGGAGCCGGTATCGGTTTCATGTCCAAAACCAAGCAGGAGAACGTGGACGACATCATGAAAGGAACCATTGCCAGTGCGCTGAAGAAAACCTTCTCGCCGGAGTTCCTCAACCGTCTGGACGATGTGATCGTGTTCAACTCACTCAACCGTGAGGACATGCATAAGATCATCGAGCTTTCGCTGAACAAACTGTTCAAGCGTGTGGAAGCACTGGGCTATACCATCGAACTGACAGACAAAGCCAAGGACTATGTGGCTGAAAAAGGTTATGATCCGAAGTATGGCGCCCGTCCGCTGAACCGTGCGATCCAGAAGTATATTGAAGATCCGATTGCCGAAGAAATCCTGAAAGCGGAAGTGAACCAGGGCGACACGATCCAGGTGGATTACAAGGAAGGCGAAGAAAAGCTGACGTTCCAATCAAAGAAGAGCGGCGGCAAGAAAAGCAAAGGAGCCTCAGACGAAGAGGAAACTGAGCCAACCAAGTCTACCGACAAAACAAAAGAGTAA
- a CDS encoding DUF4153 domain-containing protein, with protein sequence MAFLKNISLQQLWQGAVATFLQYPLALLSALLGTVAALIRIEIPYNKEHLYTYLDKLMLVGALGLVLFFVLELLVQKYGLDLKRRAMLWLAGSVFLVVYYLLLPRAVEERTFLRFLLLVLALHLAAAYAMFVNRREENAFWQFNKSLFLRFLTALLYTTVLYIGLTIAVAAIHLLFSVEVAGEFYAELWVSMVGIFNTWFFLAGVPTRVSELEQSDQYPRGLKVFTQFVLLPLVALYLVILYLYFGKIVLQWEWPKGWVSVLVLCFSIAGVLSLLLIYPIRREPGNTWMRTFARWFYRALFPLIILLLLAIWRRVSEYGLTEPRYVVLALALWLCCVALYFLLSRLKNIKFIPVTLSIVALLMAYGPFNAFQVSAWSQTNRLEELLQGSGVLHNGQVQEKHPKVKEDVAREVSAIVRYLAEKHDLHELQPWFKQDLDSMLASKTDPATWSSRARADEQARLLVERMGIAYSERYVSVDTDEVLYFSVVPEGDGATVVDLAGYTYGMRFNPAGAENQSQSEYLLGKQPLTVKLEHDKQQLYFEMPGETLTLHLLPIIKQLEKKQGRPLSQAEMTFTVEGSKMGIKLLVQDLYVAKKDDYRIGNLSGYLYVKRKE encoded by the coding sequence ATGGCCTTCCTGAAAAACATTTCGCTGCAGCAGCTCTGGCAGGGTGCTGTCGCTACTTTTCTCCAATACCCGTTAGCGCTGCTTTCGGCCTTGCTGGGTACGGTGGCCGCTCTTATCCGCATCGAAATACCTTACAACAAAGAGCATCTTTATACTTACCTCGACAAGCTGATGCTGGTGGGAGCGCTGGGGCTGGTGCTGTTCTTTGTGCTGGAGCTGCTCGTGCAGAAGTATGGCCTGGACTTAAAAAGACGCGCCATGTTGTGGCTGGCGGGCAGTGTGTTTCTGGTGGTGTATTACCTGCTGCTGCCCCGGGCCGTGGAGGAGCGCACGTTCCTGCGCTTCCTGTTGCTGGTGCTGGCCCTGCACCTGGCGGCCGCTTACGCCATGTTTGTAAACCGGCGGGAGGAGAATGCCTTCTGGCAGTTCAATAAATCCCTGTTTTTGCGGTTCCTGACCGCCCTCCTTTATACAACGGTGCTTTACATTGGCCTGACCATTGCCGTGGCCGCCATTCACCTGCTTTTCTCGGTGGAGGTGGCCGGCGAGTTTTATGCTGAGTTGTGGGTAAGTATGGTTGGAATATTTAATACCTGGTTTTTCCTGGCGGGCGTGCCCACCCGCGTATCCGAACTGGAACAGAGCGACCAATACCCCAGAGGTCTAAAAGTATTTACGCAGTTTGTGTTGCTGCCCCTGGTTGCGCTCTACCTGGTTATTCTCTACTTATACTTTGGCAAGATCGTGCTGCAGTGGGAGTGGCCCAAGGGGTGGGTGTCGGTGCTGGTGCTGTGCTTCTCTATTGCCGGGGTGCTGTCGCTGCTGCTCATTTATCCTATCCGGCGGGAGCCCGGCAACACCTGGATGCGGACGTTTGCCCGCTGGTTTTACCGGGCGCTTTTTCCGCTGATCATCCTTTTGTTGCTGGCCATCTGGCGGCGCGTGTCCGAGTATGGCCTTACCGAACCGCGGTATGTGGTGCTGGCCCTGGCGCTGTGGCTGTGCTGTGTGGCCTTATACTTTTTGCTGAGTCGCCTGAAAAATATCAAGTTCATTCCTGTTACCTTAAGTATAGTAGCGCTGCTGATGGCTTACGGCCCGTTTAATGCTTTTCAGGTGTCGGCCTGGAGCCAGACCAACCGGCTGGAGGAGTTGCTGCAGGGCAGCGGCGTGCTGCACAACGGCCAGGTGCAGGAAAAGCATCCGAAAGTAAAAGAAGACGTGGCCCGGGAGGTAAGTGCCATTGTGCGCTACCTGGCCGAAAAACACGACCTGCATGAGCTGCAACCCTGGTTTAAGCAGGACCTGGACAGCATGCTGGCCAGCAAAACAGATCCTGCTACCTGGAGCAGCAGGGCGCGGGCAGACGAACAGGCCCGGCTACTGGTAGAGCGCATGGGCATCGCGTATAGCGAAAGGTATGTTTCCGTGGACACCGACGAGGTGCTTTACTTTTCCGTTGTGCCGGAGGGTGACGGCGCTACAGTCGTTGACCTGGCCGGCTATACGTATGGCATGCGCTTTAACCCGGCCGGTGCAGAAAACCAAAGCCAGTCGGAGTACCTGCTAGGAAAACAGCCGCTCACCGTTAAGCTGGAGCATGATAAGCAGCAGCTATACTTCGAAATGCCTGGCGAGACGCTGACCCTGCACCTGCTGCCGATCATAAAACAGCTGGAAAAGAAACAGGGACGGCCGCTAAGCCAGGCTGAGATGACCTTTACCGTGGAAGGCAGCAAAATGGGAATCAAGCTGCTGGTGCAGGATCTGTATGTTGCTAAAAAAGACGATTACCGGATCGGCAATCTGAGCGGCTACCTGTATGTGAAACGCAAGGAATAA